In Halobaculum limi, one DNA window encodes the following:
- a CDS encoding trimeric intracellular cation channel family protein: MNLVGLLAFAVAGALKGADAGLDPFGVATLGVLTALGGGITRDVLVGRVPAALRSTGDVAVVLVGVVVGLVVATLLAGSAGRVRDHPAFLVADAVGLAAFAASGAAVGLDAGLSAFGVVVTATLTGVGGGSLSDLLLTRTPAVLREDFYATPALLGGVAYVGAGAVGVVGAPATLGVAVGVFLLRVLAVRGEWELPTLS, translated from the coding sequence ATGAACCTCGTCGGCCTCCTCGCGTTCGCCGTCGCAGGCGCACTCAAGGGTGCAGACGCCGGCCTCGATCCGTTCGGTGTCGCCACGCTCGGCGTCCTCACGGCGCTGGGCGGCGGTATCACCCGCGACGTTCTCGTGGGGCGAGTGCCCGCCGCGCTCCGGTCGACCGGCGACGTCGCCGTCGTCCTCGTCGGCGTGGTCGTCGGTCTCGTGGTCGCGACGCTCCTCGCGGGTAGCGCTGGCCGCGTCCGGGACCACCCCGCGTTCCTTGTCGCCGACGCGGTCGGCCTCGCAGCCTTCGCCGCCTCCGGCGCGGCCGTCGGCCTTGACGCCGGCCTGTCGGCGTTCGGCGTCGTCGTCACGGCCACGCTCACCGGCGTCGGCGGCGGCAGTCTCTCTGATCTGTTGCTCACGCGGACGCCCGCTGTCCTCCGCGAGGACTTCTACGCGACGCCCGCGCTCCTCGGCGGCGTCGCCTACGTCGGTGCCGGAGCGGTGGGCGTGGTCGGTGCGCCCGCCACGCTCGGCGTCGCGGTCGGGGTGTTCCTCCTGCGCGTCCTCGCAGTGCGGGGCGAGTGGGAGTTACCGACGCTGTCGTGA
- a CDS encoding SAM hydrolase/SAM-dependent halogenase family protein, translating into MLTLSSDFGSPYPAAMKGVLRSHGVTDLVDVAHDLPQGDPRAAAFWLRFVLPEFPSGVHLVVVDPGVGTDRAAVCVRAGDHALVGPDNGCLLPPARALAAENGADRDDVDVFDVDDDDPRSSTFHGRDVFAPAAARVHEVGVDAIETLDAFSRVDDYDDYRLPDAHVEEAQAFGEVLVVDDFGNTVTNVPGEFLAGHSGETVVVETAVGRREVPVVDTFADVSKHDPLVTVGSHGFVECDVNQGRGDEAFDLAPGRSVTFSFEESTEATIPTA; encoded by the coding sequence ATGTTGACGCTTTCGTCCGATTTCGGCTCGCCGTACCCCGCCGCGATGAAGGGTGTCCTCCGCTCGCACGGCGTCACGGACCTGGTCGACGTCGCCCACGACCTCCCACAAGGAGACCCGCGAGCGGCCGCCTTCTGGCTTCGATTCGTCCTCCCGGAGTTCCCGTCGGGCGTCCACCTCGTCGTCGTCGACCCCGGTGTCGGGACCGACCGCGCAGCAGTCTGTGTCCGCGCTGGTGACCACGCGCTGGTCGGTCCGGACAACGGCTGTCTGCTCCCTCCGGCGCGTGCGCTGGCCGCCGAGAACGGTGCTGACCGCGACGACGTCGACGTGTTCGACGTCGACGACGACGACCCTCGCTCCAGCACGTTCCACGGGCGCGACGTGTTCGCACCCGCCGCCGCTCGCGTCCACGAGGTCGGTGTCGACGCCATCGAGACGCTCGACGCCTTCTCGCGCGTCGACGACTACGACGACTACCGCCTCCCCGATGCACACGTCGAGGAAGCCCAGGCGTTCGGGGAGGTCCTCGTCGTCGACGACTTCGGCAACACCGTGACGAACGTTCCCGGCGAGTTCCTCGCGGGCCACAGCGGCGAGACAGTCGTCGTCGAGACAGCCGTGGGTCGCCGCGAGGTGCCCGTCGTCGACACGTTCGCCGACGTGTCGAAACACGACCCGCTGGTGACGGTCGGCAGTCACGGCTTCGTCGAGTGTGACGTGAACCAGGGCCGCGGCGACGAGGCGTTCGACTTGGCTCCCGGTCGGTCGGTGACGTTCTCCTTCGAGGAGTCGACCGAGGCGACGATTCCGACGGCGTGA
- a CDS encoding nicotinamide-nucleotide adenylyltransferase, whose translation MRGFYIGRFQPYHNGHHHMVEEIAEDVDELVLGIGSAGDSHTRRNPFTAGERVMMVTQALSEFDVTTYAVPIEDLERNSVWVSHVQSMCPQFDVAYSNNPLVVRLFEEAGVEVRSSPMFRREVLEGSELRERMIRGDGWRDLVPDEVAETIDEIDGVDRIRQVSSSDANGADRGICSTGDDADANGSTPDPA comes from the coding sequence ATGCGGGGGTTCTACATCGGTCGGTTCCAGCCGTACCACAACGGCCACCACCATATGGTCGAGGAGATCGCCGAGGACGTCGACGAACTCGTCCTCGGCATCGGGTCGGCCGGTGACTCCCACACCCGGCGCAACCCATTCACCGCCGGAGAACGCGTGATGATGGTCACCCAGGCACTCTCGGAGTTCGACGTCACCACCTACGCGGTTCCCATCGAAGACCTCGAACGCAACTCCGTGTGGGTGAGCCACGTCCAGTCGATGTGTCCGCAGTTCGACGTCGCCTACTCCAACAATCCGCTCGTCGTTCGCCTGTTCGAAGAGGCGGGCGTCGAGGTACGCTCTTCGCCGATGTTCCGGCGAGAGGTGTTGGAGGGAAGCGAACTCCGCGAGCGGATGATCCGCGGTGACGGCTGGCGCGACCTCGTCCCCGACGAAGTGGCGGAAACCATCGACGAGATAGACGGCGTCGACCGCATCCGACAGGTGTCTTCCTCGGACGCGAACGGGGCCGACCGCGGTATCTGCTCCACCGGCGACGACGCCGACGCGAACGGCTCCACTCCCGACCCCGCCTGA
- the lonB gene encoding ATP-dependent protease LonB yields the protein MSNDRTDSREDDEVLDHEDDPVVDDPGSNGAGESPPGGRSVGAANEPSDEDADIDDLGSDVKIDAEIDEDAEDELLGGLQIDSTDDIEVPDRLVDQVIGQEHARDVVMKAAKQRRHVMMIGSPGTGKSMLAKAMSELLPKEELQDVLVYHNPDDGNNPKVRTVPAGKGEQIVEAHKEEARKRNQMRSFLMWIIIAVVLGYSLLVVSNVLLGILAAGIIYLAFRYGSRGSDSMIPNLLVNNADEKSAPFEDATGAHAGALLGDVRHDPFQSGGMETPSHDRVEAGAIHKANKGVLFIDEINTLDIRSQQKLMTAIQEGEFSITGQSERSSGAMVQTEPVPTDFIMIAAGNLDAMENMHPALRSRIKGYGYEVYMDDTIDDTPEMRRKYARFVAQEVAKDGRLPAFDDEAIEEVILEARRRAGRKGHLTLELRNLGGLVRVSGDIARSQDAAVVTREHVLEAKGRSRSIEQQLADDYIERRKDYELQVSDGYEVGRVNGLAVMGEDSGIMLPVMAEVTPSQGPGQVIATGQLQEMAEEAVQNVSAIIKKFSDEDITEKDIHIQFVQTGGSGVDGDSASITVATAVISALENVGVDQSLAMTGSLSVRGDVLPVGGVTHKIEAAAKSGCTRVIIPKANEQDVMIEDEYKEMVEIIPVEHISEVLDIALEGEAEKDSLVDRLKSITGSALEKTGEGAGTGTGGPTSPSPQ from the coding sequence ATGAGCAACGACAGAACCGACAGCCGGGAGGACGACGAGGTCCTCGATCACGAGGACGACCCCGTCGTCGACGATCCTGGGTCTAACGGCGCGGGCGAGTCGCCACCTGGCGGCCGCTCGGTCGGAGCGGCGAACGAGCCCTCCGACGAGGACGCCGACATCGACGACCTGGGGAGCGACGTCAAGATCGACGCCGAGATCGACGAGGACGCGGAAGATGAACTCCTCGGCGGCCTCCAGATCGACTCGACCGACGACATCGAGGTCCCCGACCGGCTCGTGGATCAGGTGATCGGGCAGGAACACGCCCGCGACGTGGTGATGAAGGCGGCCAAGCAGCGCCGTCACGTGATGATGATCGGCTCGCCCGGGACGGGCAAGTCGATGCTCGCGAAGGCGATGTCTGAACTCCTCCCGAAAGAGGAGTTGCAGGACGTCCTCGTGTACCACAACCCCGACGACGGCAACAACCCCAAGGTGCGGACGGTTCCCGCCGGAAAGGGTGAGCAGATCGTCGAGGCGCACAAAGAGGAGGCACGCAAGCGCAACCAGATGCGCTCGTTCCTCATGTGGATCATCATCGCGGTGGTGCTGGGCTACTCGCTGCTCGTCGTGAGCAACGTGCTGCTCGGCATCCTCGCGGCGGGTATCATCTACCTCGCGTTCCGCTACGGCTCGCGCGGCAGCGACTCGATGATTCCGAACCTGCTGGTGAACAACGCCGACGAGAAGTCCGCCCCGTTCGAGGACGCGACGGGCGCACACGCCGGTGCGCTGCTGGGCGACGTCCGTCACGACCCGTTCCAGTCCGGTGGGATGGAGACGCCGAGCCACGACCGCGTCGAGGCCGGCGCGATCCACAAGGCGAACAAGGGCGTCCTGTTCATCGACGAGATCAACACCCTCGACATCCGCTCACAGCAGAAGCTGATGACGGCGATTCAGGAGGGCGAGTTCTCCATCACCGGCCAGTCCGAGCGCTCCTCGGGCGCGATGGTCCAGACGGAACCAGTCCCGACGGACTTCATCATGATCGCGGCGGGGAACCTCGACGCGATGGAGAACATGCACCCCGCGCTGCGCTCGCGCATCAAGGGGTACGGGTACGAGGTGTACATGGACGACACCATCGACGACACGCCCGAGATGCGCCGCAAGTACGCGCGCTTCGTGGCCCAGGAGGTCGCGAAAGACGGCCGTCTGCCCGCGTTCGACGACGAGGCCATCGAGGAGGTCATCCTCGAAGCCCGTCGTCGCGCCGGGCGGAAGGGCCACCTCACGCTCGAACTGCGGAATCTCGGTGGTCTCGTCCGCGTGTCGGGCGACATCGCCCGCTCGCAGGACGCGGCGGTCGTCACGCGTGAACACGTGCTCGAAGCGAAGGGCCGCTCGCGCTCCATCGAACAGCAACTCGCGGACGACTACATCGAGCGCCGCAAGGACTACGAACTGCAGGTCTCCGACGGCTACGAGGTCGGCCGCGTCAACGGCCTCGCCGTGATGGGCGAGGACTCCGGGATTATGCTCCCGGTGATGGCCGAAGTCACGCCCTCGCAAGGGCCCGGCCAAGTCATCGCCACCGGCCAACTGCAGGAGATGGCCGAGGAGGCCGTCCAGAACGTCTCGGCGATCATCAAGAAGTTCTCTGACGAGGACATCACCGAGAAAGACATCCACATCCAGTTCGTCCAGACGGGCGGCAGCGGCGTCGACGGGGACAGCGCGTCCATCACCGTCGCCACCGCCGTCATCTCCGCGCTGGAGAACGTGGGCGTCGACCAGAGCCTCGCGATGACCGGGTCGCTGTCGGTCCGCGGCGACGTGCTCCCGGTCGGCGGCGTCACCCACAAGATCGAGGCCGCCGCCAAGTCCGGCTGTACCCGCGTCATCATCCCGAAGGCCAACGAGCAGGACGTGATGATCGAAGACGAGTACAAGGAGATGGTCGAGATCATCCCCGTCGAGCACATCTCGGAGGTGCTCGACATCGCGCTGGAAGGCGAGGCCGAGAAGGACTCGCTCGTCGACCGCCTCAAGAGCATCACCGGCTCCGCGCTGGAGAAGACCGGCGAGGGCGCTGGTACCGGCACCGGCGGCCCGACCAGTCCCAGCCCACAGTAA
- a CDS encoding CPBP family intramembrane glutamic endopeptidase produces the protein MTRWTAFAALSTVVLFLLLGLARLSQAQFSSATEPQARTAERAPEAPAALDGPSYHPALDHDPGLASPERSPVAAAEAEASMSAGALLANVALSQGVFGAMLVAAAVWANVPLAAFGVGRVTTTHLAVGVGLGVLLWVASEAAGRVAERFGVAVNERMRGALAPDSVGGWVVLLTLVLPTVAVFEELLFRGVLVGAMATGFGLSPWLLAVGSSVAFAVGHGAQGRAGIVATGVLGFVLAAAFVLTDSLTVVVVAHYLVNALVFLVHERP, from the coding sequence GTGACGCGCTGGACCGCGTTCGCGGCGCTTTCGACCGTCGTCCTCTTCTTACTGCTCGGACTCGCACGCCTCTCGCAGGCGCAGTTTTCATCCGCCACAGAGCCGCAGGCTCGCACCGCCGAGCGAGCGCCCGAAGCACCAGCCGCTCTCGACGGACCGTCGTATCACCCCGCCCTCGACCACGACCCCGGACTCGCGTCACCCGAGCGTAGTCCCGTCGCCGCCGCGGAGGCGGAGGCGTCGATGTCGGCAGGGGCGCTGCTCGCGAACGTTGCGCTCTCACAGGGCGTGTTCGGGGCGATGCTCGTCGCCGCCGCGGTGTGGGCGAACGTTCCCCTTGCCGCGTTCGGCGTCGGAAGAGTGACGACGACTCATCTCGCAGTCGGTGTCGGACTCGGCGTCCTCTTGTGGGTCGCGAGCGAGGCCGCCGGGCGCGTCGCTGAGCGATTCGGCGTCGCGGTGAACGAACGGATGCGCGGTGCACTCGCCCCCGACAGCGTCGGCGGGTGGGTGGTATTGCTGACGCTCGTGTTGCCGACGGTCGCAGTGTTCGAGGAACTCCTCTTCCGGGGAGTGCTGGTGGGCGCGATGGCGACCGGGTTCGGCCTCTCGCCGTGGCTGCTGGCAGTGGGGTCGTCGGTGGCGTTCGCGGTCGGGCACGGCGCACAGGGGCGCGCGGGTATCGTCGCTACCGGGGTGCTGGGGTTCGTCCTCGCGGCGGCGTTCGTCCTGACAGACAGTCTCACCGTCGTCGTCGTCGCCCACTACCTCGTGAACGCGCTGGTGTTTCTCGTCCACGAGCGTCCGTGA
- a CDS encoding rhodanese-like domain-containing protein, with product MSDRLQHAWEMAEEAEEHVEVISVEEAHDEWTALRDDDTDTIFLDVRDVRERWIEGAIPDDAHAPRGMLEFWADPETTYYRDYFQTDQRFVCYCNEGGRSALAANVLQEMGFEDVAHVAGGFTAWQDAGYDQAAVDQPDYSDR from the coding sequence ATGAGTGACCGCCTGCAACACGCGTGGGAGATGGCCGAGGAGGCAGAAGAACACGTCGAGGTGATCTCTGTCGAGGAGGCACACGACGAGTGGACCGCCCTCCGTGACGACGACACGGACACGATATTTCTCGACGTGCGCGACGTACGCGAACGGTGGATCGAAGGTGCGATTCCCGACGACGCGCACGCACCGCGGGGGATGCTGGAGTTCTGGGCCGACCCCGAGACGACGTACTACCGCGACTACTTCCAGACCGACCAGCGGTTCGTCTGTTACTGCAACGAGGGCGGTCGCTCGGCGTTAGCGGCGAACGTGTTGCAGGAGATGGGATTCGAGGACGTCGCGCACGTCGCCGGCGGCTTCACCGCGTGGCAGGACGCGGGGTACGACCAAGCGGCCGTCGACCAACCGGACTACTCGGATCGGTAA
- a CDS encoding MGMT family protein, whose product MTVRTDGGLGDTGVFGREFDAIGRPIEVGTASGRIISVSFPETLPDDANGVHSLLDRLHEYLTGAEDDFGDVAVAITVPTDQREVLESVRNVPYGDEADLELVVRMTSGLDHEDEDDLQTARTALRENPLPIIVPDHRVRGVEGATPPDVAERLRDIEGIRAN is encoded by the coding sequence ATGACTGTGAGAACCGACGGCGGGCTTGGTGATACGGGCGTGTTCGGCCGCGAGTTCGACGCCATCGGGCGACCGATCGAGGTCGGAACGGCGAGCGGACGGATCATCTCCGTGTCGTTCCCCGAGACGCTCCCCGACGACGCTAACGGCGTTCACTCGCTGCTCGACCGCCTCCACGAGTATCTCACCGGTGCTGAAGACGACTTCGGCGACGTCGCCGTCGCCATCACCGTTCCCACAGACCAGCGTGAGGTGCTGGAGTCTGTCCGGAACGTCCCCTACGGCGACGAGGCCGACCTGGAGCTAGTCGTGCGGATGACTTCTGGTCTCGACCACGAGGACGAAGACGACCTGCAGACGGCGCGTACCGCCCTCCGCGAGAACCCGCTTCCGATCATCGTCCCCGACCACCGCGTGCGCGGCGTCGAGGGGGCGACGCCGCCCGACGTTGCCGAGCGACTCCGCGACATCGAGGGCATCCGCGCCAACTGA
- the trpC gene encoding indole-3-glycerol phosphate synthase — MNTQSEELAPAVRSILDAAAERPGGDERLSVEAQSLPDAFARAEAEGRVPVIAEVKPTSPTTQGERSDDPVELAEAMVDGGAAALSVLTEPDHFDGSVENLERIREAVDVPVLRKDFVVREDQLDAVEADLVLLIARFVGDDLAALVDAARDRGFQPLVEVHTADELAAALDAGADIVGVNNRDLAKLEVDLSTFETVAPEVPEDVTLIAESGISTPADARRMRAAGADGLLIGSAIMDAEGTDEAGTGGDVTANTRRFTSAESEGDV, encoded by the coding sequence ATGAACACTCAATCGGAGGAACTCGCACCGGCGGTGCGCTCCATCCTCGACGCGGCGGCGGAGCGACCCGGCGGAGACGAGCGCCTGTCGGTGGAGGCGCAGTCGCTCCCCGACGCGTTCGCGCGTGCGGAGGCCGAGGGACGGGTCCCCGTCATCGCGGAGGTGAAGCCGACGAGTCCGACGACTCAGGGAGAACGGTCGGACGATCCCGTGGAGTTGGCCGAGGCGATGGTCGACGGCGGCGCGGCAGCGCTGTCGGTGTTGACCGAACCGGACCACTTCGACGGCTCCGTGGAGAACCTCGAACGGATCCGCGAGGCCGTCGACGTGCCCGTGTTGCGCAAAGATTTCGTCGTGCGTGAGGACCAACTCGACGCCGTCGAGGCGGACCTGGTCTTGCTCATCGCGCGGTTCGTCGGCGACGACCTGGCGGCCCTCGTCGACGCGGCCCGCGACCGAGGCTTCCAGCCACTCGTCGAGGTCCACACCGCAGACGAACTCGCGGCGGCCCTTGACGCCGGAGCCGACATCGTCGGCGTGAACAACCGTGACCTCGCGAAGTTGGAGGTGGACCTCTCGACGTTCGAGACGGTCGCACCCGAGGTTCCGGAGGACGTGACACTCATCGCGGAGTCGGGCATCTCGACGCCGGCGGACGCACGGCGGATGCGCGCGGCGGGCGCGGACGGTCTGCTCATCGGGTCGGCAATTATGGACGCGGAGGGGACCGACGAAGCCGGGACCGGCGGCGACGTGACCGCCAACACCCGGCGATTTACGTCTGCGGAGTCGGAGGGAGACGTATGA
- the trpB gene encoding tryptophan synthase subunit beta, translated as MPAIEELTDAYERYVLNNEDGFMDEFRQRIRDFGGRPTPLQRADRLSERYDTEVYLKREDLLHGGAHKLNNALGQVLLAKYMGKERIIAETGAGQHGTATAMAAAHLGMPCEVYMGERDINRQRPNVFRMKINGSEVTPVTTGRGTLKEAISETMRDWATNVEDTHYVIGSIVGPHPFPQMVRDFQALISEEARRQIRDQTGGLPDSVVACAGGGSNTMGSFHHFVGDEGVDLLAVEAGGSSLAVDEAEGVAPNSASLSTGTEGVLHGARTKLLQDRDGQIVESHSVSSGLDYAGVGPELAYLVDEDRVTPVNVDDDAAIEGFHRLSQEEGIIPALETAHALGYLHEHHEELGDVTVINVSGRGDKDLDTAIEETTKRDIANAPDMSMFEGGL; from the coding sequence ATGCCGGCCATCGAGGAGTTGACCGACGCCTACGAGCGGTACGTCCTCAACAACGAGGACGGCTTTATGGACGAGTTCCGCCAGCGGATTCGCGACTTCGGTGGACGGCCCACGCCGCTCCAGCGCGCGGATCGCCTGTCTGAGCGGTACGACACCGAGGTGTACCTCAAGCGTGAGGATCTGCTCCACGGCGGCGCACACAAACTCAACAACGCCCTCGGGCAGGTGCTCCTGGCGAAGTACATGGGCAAAGAGCGCATCATCGCGGAGACGGGCGCGGGCCAACACGGCACCGCGACGGCGATGGCGGCCGCACACCTCGGGATGCCGTGTGAGGTGTATATGGGGGAACGCGACATCAATCGCCAGCGTCCCAACGTCTTCCGGATGAAGATCAACGGCTCGGAAGTGACGCCCGTGACGACCGGTCGCGGGACGCTGAAGGAGGCCATCTCCGAGACGATGCGCGACTGGGCGACGAACGTCGAGGACACCCACTACGTCATCGGGTCCATCGTCGGTCCGCACCCGTTCCCGCAGATGGTGCGCGACTTCCAGGCGCTCATCTCCGAGGAGGCACGGCGGCAGATTCGCGACCAGACCGGGGGCCTCCCGGACTCGGTCGTCGCCTGCGCGGGCGGCGGGTCGAACACGATGGGGTCGTTCCACCACTTCGTCGGAGACGAAGGCGTGGACCTGCTGGCCGTCGAGGCCGGCGGATCGTCGCTCGCCGTCGACGAGGCAGAGGGCGTCGCACCCAACTCCGCGTCGCTGTCGACGGGGACGGAAGGCGTCCTCCACGGCGCACGCACCAAACTCCTACAGGACCGTGACGGTCAGATCGTCGAGAGCCACTCCGTCTCCTCGGGCTTAGACTACGCGGGCGTCGGCCCGGAACTGGCGTACCTCGTCGACGAGGACCGCGTCACGCCCGTCAACGTCGACGACGACGCGGCTATCGAGGGCTTCCACCGCCTCTCGCAGGAGGAGGGCATCATCCCCGCGCTGGAGACGGCCCACGCACTCGGCTACCTCCACGAACACCACGAGGAACTCGGCGATGTGACCGTGATCAACGTATCCGGACGCGGTGACAAAGACCTCGACACGGCCATCGAAGAGACGACGAAACGCGACATCGCGAACGCGCCGGATATGTCGATGTTCGAGGGGGGACTGTGA
- the trpA gene encoding tryptophan synthase subunit alpha, producing MTDAPSSEAIAAAFADGPAFVPYLAVGDPDYESSLAYVEALERGGADIIELGLPFSEPIAEGPTIQNAVVRALEAGMTPTRFFEFVEEVDVDVPLVCMTYYNLIYQYGDSDGPRDFVKQAAEVGLSGFVVPDLPAEEAGPLREACDEFGLDLVSIVAPTTGEDRLQRLVDVSSGYLYVQARLGVTGASSSVSGQTTESLTRLADVDLPKAVGFGISSGEQAATIVESGADGIIVGSALVDIVAEGHANDDSTEAVADRLETKARELKQGAVDGYGRRTPAPEGTSD from the coding sequence ATGACGGACGCCCCATCTTCCGAGGCCATCGCCGCCGCCTTCGCGGACGGCCCGGCGTTCGTCCCGTATCTCGCCGTCGGCGACCCCGACTACGAGTCGTCGCTGGCGTACGTGGAGGCACTCGAACGCGGCGGAGCCGACATCATCGAACTCGGCCTCCCGTTCTCCGAACCCATCGCCGAGGGACCGACCATCCAGAACGCCGTCGTCCGGGCGCTGGAAGCCGGGATGACGCCGACGCGCTTCTTCGAGTTCGTCGAGGAAGTCGACGTTGACGTACCGCTCGTCTGTATGACGTACTACAATCTGATCTACCAGTACGGCGACAGCGACGGCCCGCGCGACTTCGTGAAACAAGCCGCCGAGGTCGGTCTCTCGGGGTTCGTCGTCCCCGACCTCCCCGCAGAGGAGGCGGGACCGCTGCGAGAGGCGTGCGACGAGTTCGGACTGGACCTCGTCTCTATCGTCGCGCCAACGACGGGCGAAGACCGCCTTCAGCGACTCGTCGACGTCTCTTCGGGCTACCTGTACGTGCAGGCGCGACTGGGCGTCACCGGCGCGTCGTCGTCGGTGTCGGGACAGACGACGGAGTCGCTGACGCGGCTCGCGGACGTCGACCTGCCGAAGGCGGTCGGCTTCGGCATCTCCTCGGGCGAACAGGCGGCGACCATCGTCGAGAGCGGGGCAGACGGCATCATCGTCGGCTCCGCGCTCGTGGACATCGTCGCCGAGGGCCACGCGAACGACGACTCGACCGAGGCGGTGGCCGACCGCCTCGAAACGAAGGCACGCGAACTGAAGCAGGGTGCGGTCGACGGATACGGGCGACGGACGCCGGCACCCGAAGGTACATCCGACTGA
- a CDS encoding 2-amino-3,7-dideoxy-D-threo-hept-6-ulosonate synthase — MKLAGLDARLDRISTDDRILMVPMDHGITLGAVKGLKDIEGTIDAVTRGGADAVLTQKGIAPRVHDHKNGAGYVVHVNASTAVGPEANDKRPTGSVKSAIRAGADAVSMHINVGSDYEPEQMTFLAELCEEAGDYGIPVLAMAYARGANLEGEDPEHDAEYLGHAVRLAEECGADLVKTAYSGDAESFEHVCESTSLPVIIAGGSPVSDLATLENVRGAMDAGAAGVSMGRTIFQHDDPEAMTRAVSAVVHDDADAEDALSASGL; from the coding sequence ATGAAACTCGCCGGACTCGACGCACGACTCGATCGCATCTCCACAGACGACCGCATCCTGATGGTCCCGATGGACCACGGCATCACCCTCGGCGCGGTGAAAGGGCTGAAAGACATCGAGGGCACCATCGACGCCGTCACGCGCGGCGGCGCCGACGCCGTCCTCACGCAGAAGGGCATCGCCCCCCGCGTCCACGACCACAAGAACGGCGCGGGCTACGTCGTCCACGTCAACGCCTCCACCGCCGTCGGCCCGGAGGCGAACGACAAACGACCGACGGGGTCGGTGAAAAGCGCCATCCGCGCCGGCGCCGACGCCGTCTCGATGCACATCAACGTCGGCTCCGACTACGAACCCGAGCAGATGACGTTCCTCGCGGAACTGTGCGAGGAGGCCGGCGACTACGGGATTCCCGTCCTCGCGATGGCGTACGCCCGCGGTGCGAACCTCGAGGGCGAGGACCCCGAACACGACGCAGAATACCTCGGCCACGCCGTCCGCCTCGCCGAGGAGTGTGGCGCGGACCTCGTGAAGACGGCCTACTCGGGCGACGCCGAGAGTTTCGAACACGTCTGTGAGTCCACCAGCCTGCCGGTCATCATCGCGGGCGGGTCGCCCGTGAGCGACCTCGCGACGCTGGAGAACGTCCGCGGCGCGATGGACGCGGGCGCGGCGGGCGTCTCGATGGGGCGGACCATCTTCCAGCACGACGACCCCGAGGCGATGACGCGCGCGGTGTCGGCGGTCGTCCACGACGACGCCGACGCGGAGGACGCGCTGTCGGCGTCCGGGCTGTAA